The DNA segment AATCAACATGTGAGAACGAGTTCAATGCTGGATGAGACGATAGTGCTAACGATTTTTAtcgcaatttttattgttccgAGGATTAATGGTGTTGTATAATTACTCAGCCCGACAAATCAAGCAAATGAGGGAATGATATTGTGATTTAAGTGTCAGAGGGTGGGGGAATGCTATTCTATTCTTTCTATTAACCTAAAAATAAGTATTTTGAAATGAATCGTTAGGGCTGGCCAGTATTTCTCTGGTGAACTTATATGGGCATTCGCATAATCCTGTATCTCGTGTCTGCTTCATGTGCCATGTACTTGGGCTTTTTATTAGACTGTTGAGGGcaatcaatttattcaatcgAACATGGATGACGCAGTTGTCGGATAATCTTTTTCGTCTACACGAGATAAGAAAGATATGCCAGTGTTCCAATACAATTCAGGAATTATTACCCAAATGTCTTGACAAACGCCAACGTTAACCCACCCACACACCAACATCTCCCTCTTGATTTTCCGTCTTTATTGCTTGTCTTTGTTCCTCCTACATTCGTGCAGCTGGTAGACGATATCGTTTTTTGCAGTGAATCGCACTTTTTTATCATCTCCCTCAGTCCCCCATTCATCGGAAGTCGGGAGAGCCACTTTTTCGtgggagaattatttttcatgttattCAAAGTCGCCatattttttcacgattttttttagtcatcTCAGGCCCAAATGATCATTTGTTGCAACGTCACTCTTGAGAATTAGTCGGTGTCTTAAGAAAATGAGGTCCATGTGATTGTTTGATTACAACTGGAGAGATAAGACTGTTGATTAGGTGTCTTGATGGTGATATTCCGAATCTAATGTTCAATTTTGTTCATCAACTGGTGCCAATACAATTAAATTATGGAATTGACATATTTGAGTGGATGATCTCGTGATTTTTCACAAATTATCGTTTATATTGAAATTAGCAAaatagtgatattttttaacatttttgtctcataaataaataatggaaaacgTATGAGAAAAGTGGTGTCACATCATTTGTTCGAAATCGTCACAGATTTatcgacaaaaaatttttctaaaaattgatttcatgagtaaaaacaaattaatgattattttatccgatagataatttaaaaaactctgACACAACTATTCCATCCTTCAAAAATAATCTAAAAAccagtgaaaaaattttcctcaatcTTTTTTCCCAGATTCCATGATTCACAGTCACGTGATAAAACAATGTAGATAAGACTCACACCTTGTTTATTCCATAGTAACGTAAACATCATTTCTACACGACTGTTTGAATACAAGTGAAGATATGAGATAGTTCATTAAGTGCCTGATACCgaagaaaaatgttaaattaaatgttcAACTCTGTTTATCACTCATGCACGTTTACCCCATTTTTCACAAATGATTATTAATCATTTCTGCAACTCACATACTTCTACAATTCTACACATCATGCTTCCACGAAGATGTTATAAAAGAATGTCTGCAGATAAATGTACAGTAATGATAAGTCTTCATTTATTGGACTGAAGTTCAAGTTCGATGGGACAATTTTCCTTCTGACACAGTTGATTGAGTATCTCGGTgaaggaaaattataaatcaaGTATATAGTGATGTTTAGAACTCGATGAACGTTCACTGTCTATTGTTGATGTGATCAATAATCACTGGCTGACGAAGATCGATTCCTGTGTTACAATTATCCTATACTATTCCTATAAATTCCTTTTATGACACATCTTTCAGTAAAATGTACTGAAAATATGTGAcgaactaaataaataaatgtaataaATACACTAATATTTTgttatataataaatataatgaaatagTTAAATAGTAGAGATAGTGAAATAAGTCATGGAATTGTCTCagtctgaaagaaaaaattatttctatctgATTGgctcattttaattaaatatatcgcAGTTGATTAGATGCcctgataaatgaaaattccaagTCAAACGTTCAACTCTGTTTATCTTCTGATGTAGGTTCGCCTCGGAGTTTTTCCAACGATTACTAATCAGCGAGAAACGATAATCGATTCGTGGATTTTGAAAACCTGAGTGACAGTCTTTCACGAAGACGTCATAAAATATCTTGTGGAAGGTCTACGTTCCGTGATGGAGtcactaaaaaattgatgaataacgCACATTTTCCGTAAATTGAAAACTACTTCTTCCTCACACTGTgtgtaaaatcatttttccctcATGGGATTTCTTTCCACACGAAAAGGTTTATCTGATGGGATTATGTCACCTCTGGCTCGAGCTATAAACCTCGCACgaactgaaaatttttttcctcccttttCCTCACTTTTCCTGACGTATTCGAATTTACTATTATGACATGCCATGAAAAAATGGAGCTTCAAATTTATCATAGTGTCGAATAGTTGTACGATAAGTCATAAATAACTTATTGCATTTCATGCCATAAAATATAGTAAATCGACCCCCGATAAACTCCATTTTCaagaaatgtgaaaaattattttacgttttcaacaatttttcgtcaaaaaaaaaatgaatacaaCATTTTCAGGTTTTTTTAGGTGTCCGAATAGTTGCGAAGTCGTGCGTAAAatgaactttcaaaatttattttacgcACGACTTTAAATTTTACGCACGACCTTAAATTTTACGCATTAAGTGCGGAAAATGGTACATTTAATACAATTGCGGGAAAGTGGTTTTGGGGTCGTGAGAAGTTTACGGTACGAGCCGAAGATGAATAACAATTCTAAAagtctaaaaatatttttcccgtgACTattgaacattatttttgGGCACAATGCCCGGAAAGTGGGGCTTTGCGCACGTGGAGAGTGTTTTATGTCTCAGTTGCTTCTTCACCAATATCTCCAAATCTTCCGAACATAGcgaatttttcatcatgaccTTTGTTGTAGTTCTCAATGCGctttacaaaaaaggttcagGTAACAATTTgactatctcccttagattccgagatattcatcaacaaCTGGGGAGTAGTCGAAGCGGCTTATCTCGATGTACCACTTGACTACTGATTTATGTCGTGACAAGAAAAAGAAGATTAAGACATCATCTAGATATGGGacaattgttaaaaatttttatctgcgCCCCATCTTCCATTTATCTTCGGACGATTGATAATCAATGACAGACTAATCGATTCCTAGATTTTTAAATTCTGACCCCCAATGCTGTCACAGAACTGTTAAAAATGGATAGAGATAAGTCTGTTACCTTATGCATGTTGTTATAGCGCAAGCTTGACGCAATAATACGATCGCCTTcgtcaaaatggtggattTCATCATAAGGCTGAAATAGTTATTTTCGTCACAAGGccgaaaaaattttctgacgaGTGTGAGGGTTGCAGACTAAAATCGAGCAACGCAACCGTCACCGGTCAGAAAATCTTTTCTAGGCCTCGTCACGAAGGATATTTTCATCGAAGTCTTCGAACAGTTACTTTGCCGCACTTGTATTGAAACAAACTACACATCACTATTTGATTTAATAAAGTGAAAAGACGCCGAAACACTCAGATTAAAATCCTTCAAACCAaaacattcaattttattgcagTGACGCACATTCACCTGATATTCTTCAATCGTGTGATATTTAATTGGAGCCGATGATCGACTCCGTGATTCCGACAATTTGAATGACATTCTGTCACAACGCTGTCAACAAAAATGGATCAAGATAAATGTGTACCTTAGCCATATAGTTGGAGTGTGAACTCAGTGGAATAAGTCAgttaagagaataaaaattccaatgccTTGGGACAGTTCACCGATAACTAAAGATTATCATAGAGAATTGTGTAATTCCGTCACTCTGGCATACCATTTACACCAGAAATTTACTTACCGCGCTTGAATATCCAAGGCAACGGCGAAGGATATGAACATTTTCCCTGCCGCTGATGATGCTTTGAAACGAGGGAGAATGCAAGgcaacacaatttttttttctcaagtaataatttctaaaaattgtaTTGTACGACATTACAGGGCATTCATCGTTTTCCGCTTAATCTTCCGTTTACTTAACACCATCGATGCATTTtactaaatgaaaatttgtaaaaaaaaaaaacaatttttgtacATTGAAATAATAACTTCGTCGATATCTTACAATAATAGCAAAATCTCTGTGTACCATGAAATACACTTAAAACCTAAGATTACAGTTTATACCTTGTATCGAATTTTCTCAATCTCACATAATGAATGTCTTAGTCTTTCACCAAAACTAACCGCACGATGTAAACAACTACAAATTAGTTTTCGTTCGTTTTGTTAATATAACAATTAAAACGTCTCGTGAAGCGACTTAATATTAAGTATCAGACAACTGatagtaatttaaaaaaaacaacggaATAACAATGACGCAGTCAGTACATCCTGAAACATTGAATGCTTCTCCCGCaaatttaccttttttttttgtttatttttgtcaatgctttttgtataaatattcgataaaaattgtttccagGCGACATAGAAAAAATCAGTGTTATTCGCGTCGAATACGAAAATTCTTTGAtggcactttttttttgttatcattctttttcattttaattttgagcgttatttttttgtttttctgtttgttgattttttttcgttacgtTTATATTTACATGATTCTCGTTCATTCCTCTTGTGTTCCATTAAAAAGTATGCCATTCTGTATACAGcagtttgaataataaaacacCACGTTTGGCACGTTCCTAATGACGACTCTATATACGAGtattatataattataattctcTACAATAATTAACCTTACGTACCCCGTTAACGATTCTATCAGTAAAGCATTACATGCTTATACCTATTAGCTCGTTATGACTGCTCAAATATGTAGTAGCCAAgtggaaataataatgaatcgttttattattttcatttctgtaTTTTTGGAACAGGAGGCAGATGATAAAATTCGTTTTCACTTGAAATAATCTCCCGTTGGCTTTATagacttttgtttttttaaagaaatagCTGCCCCATTGTCGTAGACAATCCTAAAATGCAAGCAATGGATTACATTAATTGGCGACATCTTGtaaatatggaattttttttttataaaaggaGAAACTATCTGATTTTTCATGCTGTGAAATAATCCGTAACCATTTAGTCGTGTGACAGTAGTCATGCCCATATTCTATTAAAAAACTGAGAATTTTATGATTGTGCTATGAATTATGAACTTATTTCATATATTCTTACTACTAAGTCATTAATACACTGCTGAAAAtgtttgaatgaaatttttggtagatttttttacaaatttttatcaCGTTTTAGTTGCAGTGAAATTTCAAAGTATTTTGTCATTGAATATTCTCACTCGaaactataaattttaattcatttgaggaaagtttagataattaattcGCGATTTATCGagactttgatttttttcattccgttGGAGTTTAACTAAAATGTCCAGGAAACTTCAACCTCGCGATtcaataaaagaataaaaacgaATAGTAAATTTCCGTGTAATTAGACCGTGGGagccaataaaataaaaccaatTTTGTTgactatatttttcaaagtttaattgaataaaaattcaccacAAGTGCGCAATAAATATCCAACTTCTCACaaaaaactataatttttatgaattctcGGTGAAATCtgaaattccataaattttttgtCCCTCAATTGAACTCAATGTCACCCTCCAGAGAACTGCTAGTCAACtatccataaaatttcaattattttctaacAGTGTACACGAGAAAAAAGATTTTCAAAGCATGCATCCCATTAACGTGCACTATACCATAATCGCCTTGGGCTCAGTGGATCCAGCTCTCtagaccaaaaaaaaattaaacagttgttgGAAATAAGTTCAAGCATCAACCATACGCCatagagaatgaaaaagtcCCTCAACAATCGTTGAAAacataaatatttacaatttgtttctttgagaaaaagacCTCTGAAGTTGACTAGAGAATGAAGATGACTCAATTCTTATTTCTACATTAATTGCACGTAAACTCAGGTGAAATTCGAGCGAAAAAAACTTTTCGACTCATCTTCATCCCCGCCCCAGTGAACAATAGTCAAAATAATCTCTACTGAATTTGAAACCATCTCTACATACTTCATGCTACCAAGAATCCAAAAACATCGACATTCCTAttcttcataataaaaaataaagtatttacaaaaggaaaaacatggaaaaaaaacatctacATAACATCGACAAAAAATTCACATGGATTTCCCATCGCAATTCTAAATGACTGTCTACTACCGGATATATCTTGCTGATTCTGCTGATTAGTAGAGCCAGTTCCCGTTTGTACAGACTGCTCAGAACCACTTGATCGGCTACGACTGCCATTTGATCTTTTTCCATTTGATCCATTGCCATTCCCGGAATTCTTACTGGGCACATTTGGTGGCATATGTAAATCGGTTTCCGATGCTGATGAGCACGATTTTAAATCGTGAATTGGCTCTTTGCAGATGTGTTCGCTACCAGCGCTACTTCCACCTTGGAAATCGGATATgacaagagaaaaattaattcaaaagttCAAACTATTAACTCAAACGTGCCAAGGCTCCTTTTAAATCTCTCTCAATTCAAGAAACGCTCAaagttattttataaaaattaattaattaccaaaAAGGTAACTTTCAATGACACATTTTCATTAACTGAACAATCAAAGAgacaaaataatcgattaatcaTTGTCCTCGTTATTTACGTTTCCGTGAAAACCCCCTGACGTAACATTGAGATTGAACATGTTTTTCCGGAAATAcgcgagggaaaaaaaacgaattaaaTCCTTACGTCAGACgatataaattagttgcacGAGGAATTAATTACCCAATTACCTCGATTATATTTTTCCCACATGTTCCGATGGAATTGTTGAAtcgagagtgaaaaaaaaaggaatcctccgcgttaaaaaaaaattacctgactCACTGTGAACACTTTCTTCACGGTGATATCCATAGACAGTTGGTTCATTAGTGAAATTGAATGGCATTGGGCTGTAGCCAGCGGCTGAGTGTGGGGCATAGGGTCCTGAATACATTACATCCCATCCTGGTGGTGGTAAGGGTGCAACAGTATCACTATCCAATTTCATATTTGCCATTGTCGAGCACAAATCACCGAAAATGTAATAGCATTGTTCGGAAAATGTTATCTTATTAACGGTGTGCCTGATGAAGCCGGCTTTTAGCATCAACGATGCATACTTTCGTGCATCACGACGATCAATAAAACCTTCAACGTGAGTATTCAACCAGTCTACAACGTCTGCACCGATAAATGCATTTGGAATTGTTATTTTCAGCCACATGCGATCTCTAATCTCCAAACCAGAGTCAGGTCGGGCCATTGCTCGGACTATCGTCGGCATGTCTGTATTGATACTCAGGCGTAATTCTTCCAAGGGGCCTGCGAACAATGGAGACCCAGAATTATTACCATTTTACCGAGGATTTATGTAATCATCAGTTCCTGGAGtattatgataattatcaaCGCATTATGAGTGCTACGACGTCAGGCACAACTGAGAGATTTTATCAGCAGGTTAATTAGTAATTTCAATCGATGAATTCGAAATTGAGTAAGTAATcgtgatttattttaattatgaagtatttaattatgaaaatagtGGAATTATTCCTTGTTTCAAGctggaataaattataatttattattgtaaATTTGGATAAACTTCTGAACGATTTTGACTGTTTTTCCAGAGTGATTTTTCGTTGGCAtgttgaattatattttttagcgAGTAAAATTGTAGAAAACGATCAACTGTCATGACTGCATAATTAACGTGTTAAATTGTCGTGAGGTAGACCCGAGTTCACTTCCCGACTGCCGCACTAAATTATCTAACACGCTAACCTCGCAGTTTTCTTATCTATTCAGAGTGGGGTAGATAAAagatttctaataatttttttatttatgtagagtaattaataatcacgAAGGTGTTCATAGACTTAAAGAAGAGGTACATTAGACATCCTCAAGCCATAAGCCGCATAAACCTCACGAGTAAAGCGGACGGATTCTCATTGTCCCATTTTTCTCATGAGGTGGAAAAGTTCTTAATGGATAACTCCAAATCTAagcaaaatataaatatactgAGGGATACGTTTTTTTAGAGCGGAAAAAGAGTTGCAGAAAAGTTTTTTCGAGAAAGCCCTCGTGTCCCTTAAGATTGAAAATACCAATGAAACGTCAACCCATAAATTGTAATCGTGTCTCGAAAGAATAGGTAATAGAAAACGAAAGGAATAACACATGTACTGATCACATGTTACAATCCaggcgattttttatttctcttcatgACCGTCTTTCACTTTAATACTTTTCGTTATTTACCCATGAAGATtgcgaaatattttaaaatctaATTATGATAACAAAATTATCATAACTATCAGTATCATAATTATGAATGTCATCAGTAGAGTACGATAGTTCTTattctaatttttcatttccggaataaaattcaacagtTTTCGATGAATACCTTTGAATTCGAAAAAAgtaggaaaattttcatgaaataataaaaagaagTAGGATAACAATTTGTATAATAAtctatatattttaatttttatgtaatttatCTCAAGAAACTTTTGGTTGTAAAAACCCGAGGATCTCCCGCTTAATTTGTTATATTTCTCTCAGGTAtcgaaataaaagagaaaatgcAAATTTCTAATCTAATAAGAAGAGTGAACTAATTCACTTCTTCCTTTTTCTCCACTTCATCAAAAACTAAATGGACCTTGTTAAAAATATACCCCTCGAATTCTGATATTCCTCAACAACTGAATTTTCtccattattcattaataaataaaaactcaaTTTACCCAACGAAAAATCCTTACGTTCAGTGTCCGGAAGTGTGCTGGCAAGACTGCTGGATGTGGATGTGAGAGTTGTGGCACTGGGTGGACGTGGTGGAAAGCCCTCCCCACGTATAGCAGCAGTATGAGCCACCCATGCACCCGGATCGATTGGACGTACTGGTTCTGTACGTGGAATGGTGAAATAACCCTTTGGATTTGGATCCCAACACTTGGCTACTACTAACTTAATAGGCCTGCAATAAAATCAACCCATTAACCCTCGATAATTCGATAATGGCTTATGTCAAACTCGTAGATGAACAAGTTCAACCTACCCTGGTTTCTGAACTACTTCGCGTAATACCCTGACTGCCTCGTCATTCGACATATTCTCAAAATTAATGTCATTCACCTGGAGAATCATGTCGCCGGGCTCTATCCTTCCATCGAGAGCcaccgcacccctagaaataaaaaaaaggagagaatAAATTGGACATTGTCGATTGGAGagggaatttttatcgattttctcCGATTCTCTTGCTTGTTTGCTTACCCCTTCATAATGGAACCAACGTATATACCACCATCCCCACCGCTATTGCTCTGTCCCACAATACTAATCCCGAGGAAATTGACAGTATCCATGTTCAATGACACTGTTATTATGTTTAGTGACATTGTACTGTCTGTGATACTGCTGAATGACGACGTGCGTGACATCGGAGGTAATCTGTGCCGTCGTCGTCTCTGAGGTCTGCGACGATCTGTCATCGATACAATTGAAATCGTCAAAATTCATTCAGTAAATTAACAGTGAAAAAACGTGATTAatattgttatttttcattggtgaTAAATCGTGATTCATCTCAATATCGAGTGGtttggaaagaaaattgaaacgtATGTTGttgaaggattttttaaataaaaaaatactttgaaaaatatttttttgtaaatccaCTCATTTTCGAGATTAAGCACAAGTGATGAAAATGAGATGTTTGATTTCTCGATGCAATGAATTCACTGGGGAATTCAGGAGTTTAGTCTCAAGATGTGGGGAGTGGATTCGGTTTGTGATATGAGTGTAATGCACCTAGGGTGGCACGTTCGATCGTACTACTCATGTTTGTGTGTCGGCCAGTTGTTGATGTTATACGACTGCTGGCATCGTCATCAGACTCCAAAAAAGTCGTTGTTTCCAAGTCAGAGGATAGGATTGAGGCAGTCTCGTATCCGTGACCGGAACGGTGCTTCGAGTGGCCGTTAATACGCAGTCCTGGGGGCAATAGATATAACTTGTACCTCCGACATACATGAATAcaacatttttatgattctTTCTTGTCATTTGAGGATTGTGTCGTTATTGATGATATCCAAGTACTTTTTTCTCTCACGTATGTGTTTCCAGACGTGATATTTCTCTATTGAATCACGTTATGGTAAttgattatgaaaatattattctctCATTCACAATTCAGAACACGTGATGAATACAAAATAGCGATTGTTTAAACTTTTATTCGTGAGCCCAATTTATTAAAGAATACAATTAATTCCTGGCAAAAACTGCGAATCCGACGGAATCGACTCGGAGTAAGTTCCAGGGTtttgagtaaaaattatgtgacAGTTTAACAAAATTTACTATCCCCACATTTCGTTGTAGAATTATCGAAAAGACATAATTTTATGGGATAACATTTCTATTCTCTAAACTCTGTAAGTTTTGCGAACTGCGCGAAAGGAagaatcaaattaaaattctcaaaGTTTAAGTATCTcatcactgaaaaaaattcgtaacctgaagtgaaattaaaattctggTATTCAGTTACAAATCTCAAAACCAGATTATGAATTTGGATATCTGTGGTCATCCGACTAGAGAATCGAATGGGAAATGAAGTATTTCAAAAATGATTagacaaaattaattatcagatGAAAGAGCCCCTTCGCGAATATTCTCGAATGCAATCCTGAAGCAGAAATCTTCTGTCATTCACGTaccaaacattattttttatcatgacAGCCATATGCAGGAACGCAGTGGTCACGGACACGAAGTGTCCATGAAACGCTGTCTTACAACcggaataacaaaaaaaaatctctcataAAACCAGCGATTAAAATTATGGCAAAATTCCGAGTGATAAATTTCACAAAGTACTTGGATATCCCgaagaaaaatatagaaatttcgtaccattgtatttattatatttttcatatttatccGAATGATGCTTCGAATTTTTGTGCAAATGGTGACCCTGCCTGCTGCTTATAATACTTTCAGTTTCAGTCAGTGTATCGTCGTGCGATAGTGCTGGTGGGCCACGAATCGTGATACCCGGTGGTACATGATCAACCCTGTCGTGTTTGGCCTCGCTGTGGGCCACTGAGTCCGTACATTGGGATGCACCGTCCGAAACATTGCTACCCTCGGCCGATACCAGCTAAATCCCAAAgagaattattaatgaattgtCAACAATCCCTTCTATCAGATAGAATGAATTGTCCAGTGTTCGAACTAACCGATCCGTTTCATTGTTGACAAATGATTAATTCAACGGAGACGAATATTTTCTCTTGGGAAAATTTAAGAGAGAATTTAAGAACATTCTCaaacaacaattattttagACGACGATCCAAGAcgataaaaaacaattccaataattgctgatttttttctaaaaatttaaaGCGTTAGATTGCGACTAATAATATGATAAACAACCTTTGATCCCTTTTTCTTAACAATAAAATGGAAAGATCGCATTTCATCAGGAGTTCATCAAGACTGGAATTGCTCCCCTTAATCTTCAATCTCTTCACATTTGACAGAAAAAGGTGAACGTTAAAGgcaaatatataattaattaaatattaacgaACTTTGGATTGCTATGAGAATCCTTTCAGTTAATTAGGAATGATCGTATCTTCCCTGTCTACGATGTTAATAAAGAAACTCTTAATTAACTGTTAATTGTTGTGGCAAAATCGACCTCTTTAAAAACCCAGTCCCAGAGTTCCaggttttttttcacatcacaTCCTCTAATTCCAACAATGCTTCAATAATCATTTGACAAATTTAATTCGTTCGAATACTGGACAATGCATTCCACCCTCAAAGTCCTTTGAACTTTATCATTAAATCCACACGAACCCTTCCATGTACAAAGAATTTCCCGAAAAAGACCCACAAAAACCGGGCAAATCTAACAAACTCGTTGGATTTCGTTAAAaactgcattaaaaaaaaattctgtttcatgaaaaaacataGAATACTTCATATTCACTCGCTTTGACGACATCGCTTCCAACCCAACAATTAAAATCCCTCTGAAAGCCCTTGAAAAGTGCAAAAGAAGGGATTTGTTTGCAGTTCACTGGTTTCATCAATTAAAACAAAATCTGATTATTATTTCAGAGCGACTGCAAACCGATCTGTCACTTCCACCTTCAATGCATTCAAAAATCAAtgatttaaaaagaaaattcatccCAATATTTCCCAAACTGAAATTGAATATtgattgaacgaaaaaaaaaaaactgatctgCGTTGAGTGATCGAGAGTTTTTTTCTAGCCCC comes from the Diachasmimorpha longicaudata isolate KC_UGA_2023 chromosome 11, iyDiaLong2, whole genome shotgun sequence genome and includes:
- the LOC135167175 gene encoding segment polarity protein dishevelled homolog DVL-3 isoform X1, producing the protein MEETKIIYHIDDEETPYLVKLTISPERVTLADFKNVLNRPNYKFFFKSMDDDFGVVKEEIIDDDAHLPCFNGRVVSWLVSAEGSNVSDGASQCTDSVAHSEAKHDRVDHVPPGITIRGPPALSHDDTLTETESIISSRQGHHLHKNSKHHSDKYEKYNKYNGLRINGHSKHRSGHGYETASILSSDLETTTFLESDDDASSRITSTTGRHTNMSSTIERATLDRRRPQRRRRHRLPPMSRTSSFSSITDSTMSLNIITVSLNMDTVNFLGISIVGQSNSGGDGGIYVGSIMKGGAVALDGRIEPGDMILQVNDINFENMSNDEAVRVLREVVQKPGPIKLVVAKCWDPNPKGYFTIPRTEPVRPIDPGAWVAHTAAIRGEGFPPRPPSATTLTSTSSSLASTLPDTERKDFSLGPLEELRLSINTDMPTIVRAMARPDSGLEIRDRMWLKITIPNAFIGADVVDWLNTHVEGFIDRRDARKYASLMLKAGFIRHTVNKITFSEQCYYIFGDLCSTMANMKLDSDTVAPLPPPGWDVMYSGPYAPHSAAGYSPMPFNFTNEPTVYGYHREESVHSESGGSSAGSEHICKEPIHDLKSCSSASETDLHMPPNVPSKNSGNGNGSNGKRSNGSRSRSSGSEQSVQTGTGSTNQQNQQDISGSRQSFRIAMGNPCEFFVDVM
- the LOC135167175 gene encoding segment polarity protein dishevelled homolog DVL-3 isoform X3 — its product is MEETKIIYHIDDEETPYLVKLTISPERVTLADFKNVLNRPNYKFFFKSMDDDFGVVKEEIIDDDAHLPCFNGRVVSWLVSAEGSNVSDGASQCTDSVAHSEAKHDRVDHVPPGITIRGPPALSHDDTLTETESIISSRQGHHLHKNSKHHSDKYEKYNKYNGLRINGHSKHRSGHGYETASILSSDLETTTFLESDDDASSRITSTTGRHTNMSSTIERATLDRRRPQRRRRHRLPPMSRTSSFSSITDSTMSLNIITVSLNMDTVNFLGISIVGQSNSGGDGGIYVGSIMKGGAVALDGRIEPGDMILQVNDINFENMSNDEAVRVLREVVQKPGPIKLVVAKCWDPNPKGYFTIPRTEPVRPIDPGAWVAHTAAIRGEGFPPRPPSATTLTSTSSSLASTLPDTERPLEELRLSINTDMPTIVRAMARPDSGLEIRDRMWLKITIPNAFIGADVVDWLNTHVEGFIDRRDARKYASLMLKAGFIRHTVNKITFSEQCYYIFGDLCSTMANMKLDSDTVAPLPPPGWDVMYSGPYAPHSAAGYSPMPFNFTNEPTVYGYHREESVHSESGGSSAGSEHICKEPIHDLKSCSSASETDLHMPPNVPSKNSGNGNGSNGKRSNGSRSRSSGSEQSVQTGTGSTNQQNQQDISGSRQSFRIAMGNPCEFFVDVM
- the LOC135167175 gene encoding segment polarity protein dishevelled homolog DVL-3 isoform X2 — its product is MEETKIIYHIDDEETPYLVKLTISPERVTLADFKNVLNRPNYKFFFKSMDDDFGVVKEEIIDDDAHLPCFNGRVVSWLVSAEGSNVSDGASQCTDSVAHSEAKHDRVDHVPPGITIRGPPALSHDDTLTETESIISSRQGHHLHKNSKHHSDKYEKYNKYNGLRINGHSKHRSGHGYETASILSSDLETTTFLESDDDASSRITSTTGRHTNMSSTIERATLDRRRPQRRRRHRLPPMSRTSSFSSITDSTMSLNIITVSLNMDTVNFLGISIVGQSNSGGDGGIYVGSIMKGGAVALDGRIEPGDMILQVNDINFENMSNDEAVRVLREVVQKPGPIKLVVAKCWDPNPKGYFTIPRTEPVRPIDPGAWVAHTAAIRGEGFPPRPPSATTLTSTSSSLASTLPDTERKDFSLGPLEELRLSINTDMPTIVRAMARPDSGLEIRDRMWLKITIPNAFIGADVVDWLNTHVEGFIDRRDARKYASLMLKAGFIRHTVNKITFSEQCYYIFGDLCSTMANMKLDSDTVAPLPPPGWDVMYSGPYAPHSAAGYSPMPFNFTNEPTVYGYHREESVHSGSSAGSEHICKEPIHDLKSCSSASETDLHMPPNVPSKNSGNGNGSNGKRSNGSRSRSSGSEQSVQTGTGSTNQQNQQDISGSRQSFRIAMGNPCEFFVDVM